The DNA sequence CAGACTTCTTCGAGCAAAAACCACGCCAGTATACGAAAGTACAAGTCGATAATGGGTTTGATGAGCTGTAAGGAAACCCGCGTTGGGGCATCGTCCAACGCGGTTTTTTGCCGGAAAACATGATTAACGGAGGGATTCTCGCTGCATTATACAATGGGGAAGAGAAAAGGAAAAGAGATGTTGCGGTTTGTTGTCGGACGGTAGGCTTGGGCGCCTTACCTTGGTATAATGAGAAAAAACTTGCTTTTGAATGCGAAAGGGGACGGGAGAAGTGGGGAAAAAACAGGAAATCGAACGGCTGCGCGAGCAATTGAATCAGTGGCTCGTGGAAGAGGAGCACGACAATGACGAGGTATGGCTGAAGAGGGGGGGAAGCGATTTTTCAACGTTTCGCTCAGCTGGGTTCAAGCGCCATCGCCTATAACCAGCTTGGCGACCCGGAAACGTCGCTTGCCATACTTGACCAGCTTGAAGGGTATCACGGCCCGGGACAGCCTAACCATTATGAACGGATCACCGTGACCGCCATAGATGCTGATGGCGAGAAGTACACGTGTTACACGTACGTGTACCCATCAGAACGAAAAGAGTGGCTTGAGCAACACGCCAAACAAGTTTTTGGAGGTGATTGGATGGTGTTTCTCCATTCCAAAGATGAAGTGATGTACTTTGCCTATGGCTCTTGCATGAGCGAACGCGATTTTCGCTGCACTGTCCCGCATTTTGAGGTGATGGGCCGAGCGGTGCTTGACGATCACCGGTTGGCGTTCACCCGGTATTCCCGCGGTCGGCAAGGAGGGGTCGCAGATATCGTCCCTTCTCCGGGCGACCGGGTCGAAGGCGTGCTGTACAAAATTCCGGCGCGCTATGTGACGGAACTTGATTGGCGCGAGGGCGTCCCAGCCGGCGTGTACCGTCGTGAATACGTCGATGTGCAGTGTAAGGGACAGCTTGTTTCCGCCCTCACGTACGTTGTCGTCGAGAAACAGTTGGATGAAATCGCGCCAAGCGAATCGTACGCTTCGATTATTCTTGATGAAGGGGCATCTCTTTTAAGCACGCATTACACCGAGCGGGTGCGGCGTCATATTGAACATTTACGGAGAAGAGAGCGGTAAGTGCAGGAAAACGGTGCGTTGCGGCGGTGCTCCAAGGCTTGCCGTTTTTTTTTTGGGAAGAACGGCGGCGGGCGTTTTGGCGGGACAGATGGTGCCAAGTAGTCTTAAAGCGTGAGTGGACGATGAGGATATAAGAGGGCATTCGATGGTGTGTATCGTTCTGTGTCGCTGGCGCGCGAGCAGCCCACCTGATGAAAGGGTGAGCTGTTTCCGTTCAGAGCATACATTGTTCGTGGCGATGTTTCGCGTCTGTTCAAGGGGAATGGCGACATCAAGGCAAGCGGTCAAACAATATCCCCGAGTCGCTCTTTTCCGTGCTGACGGCTGACGAGTTCGTCGAGCTGGCGGATTTTTTTCCACGCTAAGTCGTCGCTGATCGTTCGATAATGGTGGCGGCCGCCGGGCTCCTCGTCGGCTTCGTCGGCCCATTTGACGATGGCTTGAAGCGGCGTTCGTTTCCATTCTCCTTCTGGAAGGTAGGAATCGGTATGAAGCAAAATCGCCAGGGCAATTTCCTTAGCGTTTTGCGGATGTTCGCCAAGGCGGATCAGCAGCTTATGGGCGCGCTCGGCCCCTTTGATGGCATGGATGTCGTTTTGCCGGTATTGTTCGTAGTCCCAACGGCCGTTTTTGTACCATGTGTAATGGCCGATATCATGAAGCAGTGCCGCTTTTGTCGCCAAGTCGACGTTCACTCCGTGGCGGAGGGCAAGGTGGTAGGCATGGTACGCCGCGGTGATGGCGTGGGCGAGGCCGGATCGTTTTAAATATTTTTGCGCAATCGGATGGGCAAAGACGTCGGTTAAGGTGACCGTTCTCATAGGCATCCCCTCCGTTTTTTGTATTTCTCACCATCATACCATGGCGTAAAGAGTCAGGCAATGAGAGAAAGTAGGTGGGAGCGGTTGCATGGGAAAAAATAAGCCGATCGTGCTAAAATAGCGCTCGGCTTATTGGATTTGTGCTTGGCAGGCAAGCCGTTTGGCTGGTTGATCCGTTTTTTCGCGCTCGCGCCGCGTTTTCGGAGCGAGAAGGTGAGCGCCGGCCAGAACGGTGACCATGCAACGGCCACACGTTCCTTTTTTGCATTTGTGATCGAGCAGAACACCTTGTCCTAGGGCGGCGTCAAGAAGCGAAACGCCGGGGGCTGGCTGCACGGTGAACGTTTTCCCTTTTTGTTCGATTTGAATGACAGACGGCCGCACGGCGGACGGCCCATCGGGCTTAGGCGGCGCGGCAGAAATGGAGCGCTCCGATGGCCGGACGGCAGGCTTCAGTGAGCCGACCGTGAATGTTTTACCCATTTTTTTACACATCTCCTTTAAATTACATGGTTAGTTTGAAAATGAATCTCATTTACATCCGAATGAATGATTGGTATCATAATAGTAAAAGGAATTGCGAAAACGCCATCTTGGCTAGGGACAAGGGGGAGACACCATGGGCATTCCGATGAACGGACTGCGCGATATGAAAGCGATTTTGGCCAACGAGCGAAAAGTCGGCGGCGCCATCGAAGCTGCATTTCTCCGTCTCCGCTCCGGCGAAGAATACCGAAACGCCTGTATCGTTCATATCGATCAGCTGGGCGCTCAATATTACTCTGTCGGCTTTGTGACCGAGCAAGGAGATCGGATGGTTGTCAACGTCCACGACATTAGCGTCATTTCCGCGCCCGAACATAAAAAAATCCGTGAGCTGAACAACGTCGCTTATAAACGGGAAGCCATCCACAACAAGCGGCGCTATTTAAAACGGCTGTTCGATATTTATCAAGGCAGCTATACCGTCCATTTTTGGCAGGAAGCGAAAATGATTATCGATGACATCGGTGTTGAGGCGCTCAGTCCGGAATTG is a window from the Geobacillus stearothermophilus ATCC 12980 genome containing:
- a CDS encoding gamma-glutamylcyclotransferase family protein — translated: MVFLHSKDEVMYFAYGSCMSERDFRCTVPHFEVMGRAVLDDHRLAFTRYSRGRQGGVADIVPSPGDRVEGVLYKIPARYVTELDWREGVPAGVYRREYVDVQCKGQLVSALTYVVVEKQLDEIAPSESYASIILDEGASLLSTHYTERVRRHIEHLRRRER
- a CDS encoding HD domain-containing protein — protein: MRTVTLTDVFAHPIAQKYLKRSGLAHAITAAYHAYHLALRHGVNVDLATKAALLHDIGHYTWYKNGRWDYEQYRQNDIHAIKGAERAHKLLIRLGEHPQNAKEIALAILLHTDSYLPEGEWKRTPLQAIVKWADEADEEPGGRHHYRTISDDLAWKKIRQLDELVSRQHGKERLGDIV
- a CDS encoding 2Fe-2S iron-sulfur cluster-binding protein; translation: MGKTFTVGSLKPAVRPSERSISAAPPKPDGPSAVRPSVIQIEQKGKTFTVQPAPGVSLLDAALGQGVLLDHKCKKGTCGRCMVTVLAGAHLLAPKTRREREKTDQPAKRLACQAQIQ